The Papaver somniferum cultivar HN1 chromosome 3, ASM357369v1, whole genome shotgun sequence genome includes a region encoding these proteins:
- the LOC113358514 gene encoding homeobox protein BEL1 homolog, whose protein sequence is MAGESQQEKVRRNLVPSRYCHLSSASDISSVNLVDHHHQMQSFESNPAQVFNLTTGMEMLAFPSKTDTTNNPNTNHRSSSSSITDVSADPNSMWKEFLNKQPTTTTTTNPSFGSFSSSKQNIITSTTDTTSYPKTTTTSENLILSSIPDHHQLQQHNSTWQDHNMNDNNNRLIVDDDDSNIRCLYPNSEKPSGGSQGLSLSLSSNRSNNIIGGIHSFDHQAMRETKNQQDGFFGRSASGYFPQQQIMQDGFHVRNSVNDQTCYQQTNNIQLKSSKYLVPAQELLYELCNLGTKQNDDTQLLQKQKINQSEDEDGSTESSRKQSFLYSLDLLELQKRKTKLISMLEEVDRRYRQYCDQMKGAVSSFEAVLGGGAASAYSSLASKAMSKHFRCLRDGIVDQIKAIKKAMGEKDPVAPGTTKGETPRLRLLDQTLRQQRAFQQMTMMESHPWRPQRGLPERSVSVLRAWLFEHFLHPYPSDVDKHILARQTGLSRSQVSNWFINARVRLWKPMVEEMYVEETKEQDNVASSSDWITGISLDDNSRLNSDPHRNPQVCSEDRKPTHDQLIRGDSETLSSIINMPDKINQHIENGTNTHSHYYNYQQQEQLQQQRRMQLAAAGRVSNENFDIGDLDFSSYSNHGVNQQNNLGTGVSLTLGLQQHGGSGINLSFSPVAQHPLFYTREHIGGVDEQVQYSILDGEQNLPYRNLMGSQLLHDFAG, encoded by the exons ATGGCTGGTGAATCTCAACAAGAGAAAGTAAGAAGAAACTTGGTTCCTTCAAGATACTGTCACCTATCATCAGCATCAGATATCTCTTCTGTGAATctagttgatcatcatcatcagatgCAAAGTTTTGAATCAAATCCAGCACAAGTCTTCAACTTGACTACTGGCATGGAGATGTTAGCTTTTCCATCTAAGACTGATACTACTAATAACCCTAATACTAACCATCGATCATCATCGTCGTCAATAACAGATGTTTCTGCTGATCCTAACTCTATGTGGAAAGAGTTCCTCAACAAAcaacccaccaccaccactactactaaccctagttttggttccttttcttcttctaagcAGAATATTATTACATCTACAACTGATACTACTTCCTATCCTAAAACAACAACTACTAGTGAGAATCTAATCCTTTCTTCAATACCTGATCATCATCAGCTGCAGCAGCACAATTCTACTTGGCAAGATCACAACATGAATGATAACAACAACAGACTaatagtagatgatgatgattctaaTATTAGATGTTTATATCCTAATAGTGAGAAACCAAGTGGTGGTAGTCAAGGACTTTCTCTTTCCCTCTCTTCAAACAGAAGTAATAATATTATTGGAGGAATACATTCGTTTGATCATCAGGCCATGAGAGAAACCAAAAATCAACAAGATGGCTTCTTTGGGAGATCAGCTTCTGGATATTTTCCTCAACAACAAATCATGCAAGATGGATTCCATGTAAGGAATTCAGTTAATGATCAAACTTGTTATCAACAAACGAATAATATTCAACTGAAGAGTTCAAAATACTTGGTTCCTGCTCAAGAACTTCTGTATGAGTTGTGTAACCTTGgaactaaacaaaatgatgataCACAACTACTACAGAAGCAGAAAATTAACCaatcagaagatgaagatggtagTACTGAGTCCTCGAGAAAACAATCATTTCTGTACTCTCTTGACCTCCTTGAATTGCAGAAACGTAAAACCAAGTTGATTTCCATGTTGGAAGAG GTGGATAGAAGATACAGGCAATATTGTGATCAAATGAAGGGCGCCGTGTCTTCATTTGAAGCAGTACTTGGGGGAGGAGCGGCGTCGGCGTATTCATCTCTGGCATCTAAGGCTATGTCGAAACATTTTAGGTGCCTAAGAGATGGGATTGTAGATCAAATAAAGGCAATTAAGAAGGCAATGGGAGAGAAGGATCCAGTTGCACCAGGGACCActaaaggagaaacaccaaggcTTAGACTTCTTGATCAAACACTGAGACAACAAAGAGCTTTTCAACAAATGACCATGATGGAAAGTCATCCTTGGAGACCCCAAAGAGGTCTACCAGAAAGATCAGTGTCGGTCCTTCGTGCTTGGCTCTTCGAACACTTCCTTCACCC GTATCCAAGTGATGTTGATAAGCACATTTTAGCTCGCCAAACAGGACTCTCAAGAAGCCAG gtGTCAAATTGGTTTATTAACGCCAGAGTTAGGCTATGGAAACCCATGGTAGAAGAAATGTATGTCGAAGAAACAAAGGAGCAAGACAATGTAGCTTCTTCATCAGATTGGATTACAGGAATATCACTAGACGACAACAGCCGGCTGAATTCAGACCCTCATAGAAATCCCCAAGTTTGCTCCGAGGATCGCAAACCAACACATGACCAACTTATTCGGGGCGACTCTGAAACTCTCTCTTCCATTATAAACATGCCAGATAAAATTAATCAGCATATAGAAAATGGTACAAACACACATTCTCATTACTACAACTACCAGCAACAAGAGCAATTACAGCAGCAACGACGGATGCAGTTAGCAGCAGCAGGGAGAGTATCTAATGAGAATTTTGACATAGGGGACTTGGACTTCTCGTCTTACAGCAACCATGGGGTGAATCAGCAGAACAATCTTGGAACCGGGGTTTCTTTGACTCTCGGTCTACAACAACATGGAGGAAGTGGTATCAACTTGTCATTTTCACCAGTAGCTCAACATCCTCTTTTCTACACTAGAGAACATATTGGGGGTGTTGATGAACAGGTCCAGTACTCTATCTTAGATGGAGAGCAGAATCTTCCTTATCGAAATTTGATGGGATCGCAATTACTTCACGATTTCGCTGGATGA
- the LOC113360559 gene encoding zinc finger MYM-type protein 5-like, with amino-acid sequence MAGMPLTRKQSSGCQNRKNQKKRLASTKYLAGSFDKFLIRNQPIVGNATNEDDATADKGMNEGNENDGIADNGMNEGNVSDGAADNGIEEDNVNVDVANNGVNEGIKGADGDNRDRNEDDANTTAENNEVGNCGDKLTDRDMLDPGNWETIDKKLVDFLVEKGPVRVDNIIFPRDDKNDCFSSYHYFRKLSNFEKQDRRWLVYSKTLDKVFCFCCKLFMKRESNYQLCSTGFNDWNNLSGRLASHENCGVHHRCMYDWLELELRLRKEKTIDKRIQEQINKERKHYKEVLERMKDGVLFLAKNGLAFRGDNEKVYTKNNGNFLSFIETLGKYDPVLKYHLESIEKNEMRTHYLSHKIQNELISMLADATRKLIVKKIHEAKYFSVILDCTPDVSRREQMSIIIRCVDVSTARI; translated from the coding sequence ATGGCAGGTATGCCTCTGACAAGAAAACAATCATCTGGATGTCAAAATAGGAAGAACCAAAAAAAGAGATTGGCATCTACTAAATATCTTGCAGGTTCTTTTGATAAGTTTTTGATTAGGAATCAACCAATAGTTGGGAACGCCACCAACGAAGATGATGCTACAGCTGATAAGGGTATGAATGAGGGGAATGAGAACGATGGTATTGCTGATAATGGCATGAATGAGGGGAATGTAAGTGATGGGGCTGCTGATAATGGGATTGAGGAGGATAATGTGAATGTTGATGTTGCTAATAATGGTGTTAATGAGGGGATTAAAGGTGCTGATGGTGATAATAGAGATAGAAATGAGGATGATGCAAACACAACAGCAGAAAATAATGAAGTTGGAAATTGTGGTGATAAGTTAACAGATAGAGACATGCTTGATCCAGGtaattgggaaacaattgataaaaAACTTGTTGATTTTTTGGTAGAGAAGGGTCCGGTAAGAGTTGACAATATCATATTCCCTAGAGATGACAAGAACGATTGTTTCTCTAGCTATCATTACTTTCGGAAATTGAGCAATTTTGAGAAACAAGATAGAAGATGGTTAGTGTATTCGAAAACTTTGGACAAggtattttgtttttgttgtaaaCTGTTCATGAAAAGGGAAAGTAATTATCAGTTGTGCAGTACTGGGTTTAATGATTGGAATAACCTAAGTGGAAGACTCGCAAGTCATGAAAACTGTGGAGTGCATCATCGTTGTATGTATGATTGGCTTGAGTTGGAATTAAGATTGAGAAAGGAAAAAACTATCGACAAAAGAATACAAGAACAGATCAACAAAGAGAGAAAACATTATAAAGAAGTATTGGAGAGGATGAAGGATGGAGTGTTGTTTCTAGCGAAGAATGGTTTAGCATTTCGTGGCGATAATGAGAAAGTTTATACAAAAAACAATGGTAACTTCTTAAGCTTCATAGAGACACTTGGAAAATATGATCCCGTGTTAAAGTATCATCTGGAGAGCATTGAAAAGAATGAAATGCGTACTCATTATCTCAGCCACAAGATTCAAAACGAACTGATTTCAATGCTTGCCGATGCAACGAGAAAGCTTATTGTCAAGAAAATCCACGAAGCCAAATACTTTTCAGTTATTCTTGATTGTACTCCTGATGTTTCTCGCAGGGAACAAATGTCTATTATCATCCGATGCGTAGATGTTTCAACAGCAAGAATCTAA